In bacterium, the genomic window TATTTTTTCATTTTTGACAAAAACTCCCGGATCATTTTCCTGCCCTAGACTGACCCAAACTTTTTCCGCCGGAGTTTGGTCTGCAAAATTAGCTGAGGTTTTGTAGTCAGCGTTGACGACGGCGAAATCCTTATTTGTTTGATGTCGAACAAGATTGTATTTCGCTTCTTGATACTCGGCAGTTGAGAGATGCCAATCAAGATGCTCAGAAGTCACCATCAGAACGACGGCGATATGTGGGCTCTTCTCTAAGTCCATCAGTTGGAAACTCGAAAGCTCAAGCACTACCCAATCACCAGGTTTTGTTTCATCCAAGAAAGACAGGGGTGGTTTGCCGATGTTTCCCCCGAGGAAAGCTTTTTTTCCCGCGGAAGTGAGCATTTCAGAAATCAAAGTTGAGGTCGTTCCCTTCCCTTTAGTTCCGGTCACGCCAATGATATTGGCTTGGCAAAGATCGAAAAAAATCCGAGTTTGAGAGGTGAGAGTCGAGCCAGATCTAACCGCTTCAACGAAAGCTGGTAAATCCGGTCGGAGCAAAGGAGTCCGAACAATGTAGTCAAAAGTGTTTAGCCCCTCCAGATAATTCTTTCCAGCTGCAATCTCAACTCCAAGATTCTTGAGCGGCTGAATTTCTTCTTCGGGCAGTTCCGAGAGATCTTTTTGATCTCGGGCTGAAACTTTGGCTCCGTGTTCAGCTAAATATTTGCTTGAAGACAAACCTTCGAGACCGAGTCCCACAACCGCGATTTTTTTGTTTGCGTACTTGAAAGCTGGCATTGCTGTAAATTTTAACCCCTGTAGAACTCTTAAACAATAAGAGCTCTGTAACTCGTTTCACTCCTTATAGCCAATTATTGCGACACCGCGTTTGTCTGTTCTTTCTGCACGAAAAGAATGAAACTTATCTGAATTGTGAATCGTGCAAATTCCTGAATCAAAAATATTCTTTTCTTTGATACCCTCGGCCAGTAGCTGTTTTGTTAAGCACTCTTGCAGGCTCAAAAAAAGTTTCCCGTCTCTTTTTTTGATCACTTCTTTCCCAAATTGCTTTTCAAAATCTTTCGCCAACTCTTCCTTTACTTCATAGCAACAGGATCGAGCCGAAGGACCAAAACTCACGAGTAAACGATCAGGAGCAATTCCCTCACAATTTAATTCCTTAACTACTTTCGCCGCCACGCCGCTTTTCACTCCGCGCCAACCGGCGTGGGCCATCGCGACAACCTTGGTCGTGGGGTCAAAATAAAGAACCGGAACGCAATCAGCCACCTGTACTGCCAAAAACACTTCTCTCTCCGCTGCAAGCAAACCGTCAGCACTATCTATTTGGCTGCCCTTGTCTTTCTTGCCGACCCAAACCACCCGATCACCATGAACTTGGTCCATTGCCACAATATCTTTTTCAGCTATGTCTCGGAAAGCAAGTGTTGAGTGAAAATCTTTTTCTTTGTCGGAAAAAGCTACCACCAAATTTTTGTCTGTAACTGTTGGGGAAAAATTCATTTTCCGAAAAGGGCAACGAAAAGGCCGAAGAAAGCGCTGACCGAACCAACCAGCCAAAATCTCATCGTGACTTTGGTCTCGTCCCAACCTTTGGCTTCAAAATGATGGTGAATCGGGGCAGCAATAAAAATTCTTTTTCCGCCGCGAGTTGCTTTCGAGATCCATTGCAGCAAGGAGGAAGAAGCTTCAATGACAAAAACCAAACCCACAAAAGGCAAGATCAAACTACTATCTATAAGTAGGGCAATCGTCGCCAGCATTGCTCCGAGAGCAAGGGCCCCGGTGTCCCCCAACCAAACCCGCGCCGGGAAAATATTGAAGTAAAGAAAGGCGAGAAGCGAGCCGAGAATGACAGCGATAAAAAGACTAACATCCTGATTGTGGATCCCGGCCAAGTACCAAATTGGTAGCAGAGCAATGACAATCAAACCAACCGCCAAACCATCGAGACCATCGGCAATGTTGACCGCGTTGGTGGTAGCAACAATCACTCCAGCCGCGAAAGGTATGTACCAGGCTCCAAGATTTAGAGTTGAGTTCAGTACCGGAACAGAAATTGAATTCAAACCAACTTCTTTGTAAAGCAGATAACCAATGATCAAAGCAATGACCCATTGCAGGAAAAATTTGAAACGAGTGCGCAGCCCCCAAGCACCTTGGGCCGAAAAGCCATAAAACTTGCGGATATCATCATAAAGACCTAAAAGACCGAAGGCAATCAAGGTCAGATAAAGAATTGCCGACGACCAATTGATCCCGTCTTTTTGTGTCAAAATATCGTACCCAGGTACTAGTTTATAGAAAATTACTGAAAGCACAATTGAAACCACGATGATCAAGACTCCACCCGCGTTTGGGGTGCCAACTTTCCAACCGTGCAACCTGTTTACCACGGAGGTAATCTGTCCAAAAATATCCTTTTGCGCTTCTTTCTGCCTTTGAAATTTAAGTCGGTAAAGCAAATTGATAAAAGGGACTGCCAAAACAAAAGTAATCAAGAAGGAAACCAAGAGGATTCCCATTAACTCTAGCATGAAATGATTTTACCACTAGAGAGGCCAAGCAAACAAATTACTGGTAAACTTGGTAACGGTGGGAGGCTAGCTCGTCAGAATCAACTTTCTTGCCTTTTAGAAGAAGAGGAATTCTCTCCAGATGTTTGAGGAGTGAGCCCTTCAAGTACCAGAGATCCCCTGGTCGCAAAAGTTCCTTGAGCTGACTAGCTGCCTCAAAGACATCGTCAGCATAAAAAACCCGATTTGGGTCCAAGCCTTTTTTGGCTTCTTCTTCAATAAATCTTGTCGCTGGTCCAACGCAAACCAAATAATCAAGCTTCATCGCCGCGACTTTTTTGCCCACCTGCCGATGCCCAGTTTCTTCATAATCACCCATTTCACCCATCTGCCCCAAGACAGCAATTTTTCTTTCTGCCTCACAATCTTCCAGAGTTTCCAAACCAGCCAAAGTTGAGGCCACATTGGCCCGGCGCGAGTCATTGAGAATAAAGGTCCCGGCAGGACCGTTCTCAAGGTTCATTCTTCCAGCTAGAGGCTCTATTTTTTCTAAACCTTTTTTTATTTGTTCTAAGGAGAGACGTTCTTCCAAACCAATACCAACGGCCAGAGCAGCAGTGTAGGCATGGTGTCGACCGATTAATTTTAGGTTTAACTCAATCTCCCCTTTGGGAATTTGGATCTTAACCCTGGTCCCCACGACTGAAACTTTGACTTCTCGGACCTGAATGTCAGCCTCTTTGCTGAAACCGTATTTAATGATTTTAATTTTTGCTCTGGAAACCATCTCCTGCACTCTCTGGTCGTCCCAGTTACAGAGTAAGTAACCTTTGGCTGGCAAAATAGAAAGCAGTTCTCCTTTTTCCTTCATGATCCCTTCCAAAGAGCCGAGGTGGTCACGGTCAGCATGCACCGGAGCAATACCAGTCAAAACTCCAACCGAGGGTCTAATCATTTTGAAGTACTGCCTCATCTGCCCAAAACCGTCAACACCAAGCTCGACGACGACGTATTTTTCGTCTTTTAGGCTGCGTATCAGCGCCGGAATGGAAAAAATTGGGTCAAGATTGAGATCGGTCTGGGCCACTTTGTATTTTTCTGAAAGAGCTGCGGTAATTGCAACCGCAGAGTTGGTTTTACCATAGCTACCAGTGATGCCAATTACCCTAATACCCAGCCTGGACATTTTCCGAGCCGCCAATTTTCTTTCAAGCAGATGGTAAATATTTTTAAGAAAATTCATTTTAGCCTCCGAAAACGCTTCTTTTTATCGAATTCTTCAAAACCAAAATCGACCAACTTATTAAGTAAATCTTTATAGCTCAATCCAGTTGCTTGCCAAAGTCGCCGGCACATACTGGTTGCAGTTAAACCTGGCATCGTATTGACCTCACTAACAAAAAGTTTTCTTCTACCTTCATCAAAAAGAAAATCAACTCTACAAATGCCACGAAGTTCTATGACTTCAAAAGCTTTTTTGGAAACATCGATAATCTCTTCCACAATCTCCGGATCAATTTTTGCAGGAATTGTCGGTTCGGAGGATTTAATATACTTTGCTTCAAAATCAAAAAACTCGTTCTCCCCTCTTGCTTCTCCTACCAAGGAATGGGAAGGTTTTTCGTTGCCAATCCAAGAAATACAAAGTTCCCTAATATCTTCCACTGCTTCTTCAACAACTACTTTATCGCCGAAAGTAAAAGCCTCACCAATTGCTTTTTTCAGCTCGTTTTTTTCTTTAATTTTGATAATACCAATACTTGATCCCAGACTAGACGGTTTAACAAATACAGGTAGTCTTAATTCGTCGAGTTTTTTCTCGATTTCATGGTCAAAGTGGGATTTTCTAACAGTTACAAACTTCACTACTGGCAAACCTATCTCTTTCCAAACTTCTTTACTTAGCTCTTTATCCATACCCAAAGCTGACCCAATTACACCACAACCCACGTAGGGAAGATC contains:
- the pgeF gene encoding peptidoglycan editing factor PgeF yields the protein MNFSPTVTDKNLVVAFSDKEKDFHSTLAFRDIAEKDIVAMDQVHGDRVVWVGKKDKGSQIDSADGLLAAEREVFLAVQVADCVPVLYFDPTTKVVAMAHAGWRGVKSGVAAKVVKELNCEGIAPDRLLVSFGPSARSCCYEVKEELAKDFEKQFGKEVIKKRDGKLFLSLQECLTKQLLAEGIKEKNIFDSGICTIHNSDKFHSFRAERTDKRGVAIIGYKE
- the murD gene encoding UDP-N-acetylmuramoyl-L-alanine--D-glutamate ligase produces the protein MPAFKYANKKIAVVGLGLEGLSSSKYLAEHGAKVSARDQKDLSELPEEEIQPLKNLGVEIAAGKNYLEGLNTFDYIVRTPLLRPDLPAFVEAVRSGSTLTSQTRIFFDLCQANIIGVTGTKGKGTTSTLISEMLTSAGKKAFLGGNIGKPPLSFLDETKPGDWVVLELSSFQLMDLEKSPHIAVVLMVTSEHLDWHLSTAEYQEAKYNLVRHQTNKDFAVVNADYKTSANFADQTPAEKVWVSLGQENDPGVFVKNEKIVRRFHGKIEEILPTSEVRLVGRHNLENALAASAAVSLVGVSAQTIKNVLTEFSGLEHRLELVREWKGKSFYNDSFSTTPETAIAALKSFEKPMTIILGGSSKNADFTALGEEIVNNKHLVNVVLIGETAPEIEKAVQKAGKLKAKILHGSGSFEEIVKLATQVTPKNGVVLLSPACASFDMFENYKERGLKFKEIVNSF
- the murF gene encoding UDP-N-acetylmuramoyl-tripeptide--D-alanyl-D-alanine ligase, with product MNFLKNIYHLLERKLAARKMSRLGIRVIGITGSYGKTNSAVAITAALSEKYKVAQTDLNLDPIFSIPALIRSLKDEKYVVVELGVDGFGQMRQYFKMIRPSVGVLTGIAPVHADRDHLGSLEGIMKEKGELLSILPAKGYLLCNWDDQRVQEMVSRAKIKIIKYGFSKEADIQVREVKVSVVGTRVKIQIPKGEIELNLKLIGRHHAYTAALAVGIGLEERLSLEQIKKGLEKIEPLAGRMNLENGPAGTFILNDSRRANVASTLAGLETLEDCEAERKIAVLGQMGEMGDYEETGHRQVGKKVAAMKLDYLVCVGPATRFIEEEAKKGLDPNRVFYADDVFEAASQLKELLRPGDLWYLKGSLLKHLERIPLLLKGKKVDSDELASHRYQVYQ
- the mraY gene encoding phospho-N-acetylmuramoyl-pentapeptide-transferase, with amino-acid sequence MLELMGILLVSFLITFVLAVPFINLLYRLKFQRQKEAQKDIFGQITSVVNRLHGWKVGTPNAGGVLIIVVSIVLSVIFYKLVPGYDILTQKDGINWSSAILYLTLIAFGLLGLYDDIRKFYGFSAQGAWGLRTRFKFFLQWVIALIIGYLLYKEVGLNSISVPVLNSTLNLGAWYIPFAAGVIVATTNAVNIADGLDGLAVGLIVIALLPIWYLAGIHNQDVSLFIAVILGSLLAFLYFNIFPARVWLGDTGALALGAMLATIALLIDSSLILPFVGLVFVIEASSSLLQWISKATRGGKRIFIAAPIHHHFEAKGWDETKVTMRFWLVGSVSAFFGLFVALFGK
- a CDS encoding D-alanine--D-alanine ligase family protein produces the protein MKKTVAVIFGGKSTEHEISLESGKSVVENLDKENFDVRAILIEKNGEWLVNGERTTIEKALEGVDIAFPVLHGSYGEDGTIQGLFEIYDLPYVGCGVIGSALGMDKELSKEVWKEIGLPVVKFVTVRKSHFDHEIEKKLDELRLPVFVKPSSLGSSIGIIKIKEKNELKKAIGEAFTFGDKVVVEEAVEDIRELCISWIGNEKPSHSLVGEARGENEFFDFEAKYIKSSEPTIPAKIDPEIVEEIIDVSKKAFEVIELRGICRVDFLFDEGRRKLFVSEVNTMPGLTATSMCRRLWQATGLSYKDLLNKLVDFGFEEFDKKKRFRRLK